In [Leptolyngbya] sp. PCC 7376, a genomic segment contains:
- the rfbG gene encoding CDP-glucose 4,6-dehydratase, whose translation MQSSFWESKKVLVTGHTGFKGSWLSLLLSHWGADVIGYALKPPSEPSLFYSVQLDELVNSIEGDVRNYDYLKKIIQEHKPDVIFHMAAQSLVLPSYQDPITTYSTNVMGTVNLLEAVRKVGTVKVVVNVTSDKCYKNKEWFWGYRENEEMGGYDPYSNSKGCAELITSAFRDSFFYQSDSVALASVRAGNVIGGGDWATNRLVPDIVRALVQNEVVTIRSPNAIRPWQHVLEPISGYITLAEKMWSDSQKFSQGWNFGPNDNDVKPVKWITQYLTNAWPTKGAWKLDEEAQLHEANYLKLDCSKARKILQWKPVMNLEQSLEWIISWYSLYYQREDVREITLEQIQQYCQLVSNA comes from the coding sequence ATGCAATCAAGTTTTTGGGAAAGTAAGAAAGTTCTAGTTACAGGACATACCGGTTTTAAAGGTAGTTGGTTATCTCTACTTCTTTCCCATTGGGGGGCTGATGTGATTGGGTATGCTTTGAAGCCACCTTCTGAGCCTAGTCTTTTCTATTCAGTTCAACTGGACGAATTGGTCAATTCAATTGAAGGTGATGTGAGAAATTATGACTACTTAAAAAAGATAATTCAAGAACATAAACCTGATGTGATTTTTCATATGGCTGCTCAATCTTTGGTACTGCCTTCATACCAAGACCCTATTACCACTTATTCGACTAATGTAATGGGTACGGTCAATCTTTTAGAAGCTGTACGTAAAGTTGGAACAGTGAAAGTGGTTGTTAACGTCACTAGCGACAAATGTTATAAGAACAAAGAGTGGTTCTGGGGATATCGAGAGAATGAAGAAATGGGAGGATATGACCCCTATAGCAATAGTAAAGGCTGTGCAGAATTAATTACTTCAGCTTTTCGAGATTCTTTTTTTTATCAATCCGATTCTGTTGCTTTAGCTTCAGTGAGAGCTGGAAATGTAATTGGAGGAGGAGATTGGGCAACTAATAGATTGGTTCCTGATATTGTAAGAGCCTTAGTGCAAAACGAAGTTGTCACTATTCGTAGTCCGAATGCAATTCGACCTTGGCAACATGTTTTAGAACCTATAAGTGGATATATAACGTTAGCGGAAAAAATGTGGTCTGACAGTCAAAAGTTTTCCCAAGGTTGGAATTTTGGCCCAAATGATAATGATGTGAAACCGGTGAAATGGATTACACAATATTTAACTAATGCTTGGCCTACAAAAGGAGCTTGGAAGCTTGATGAAGAAGCTCAACTTCATGAAGCAAATTATTTAAAACTAGATTGCTCGAAGGCAAGAAAAATCCTTCAATGGAAGCCTGTCATGAATCTTGAGCAGAGTTTAGAATGGATTATTTCATGGTATAGTTTATATTATCAAAGAGAAGATGTGAGGGAGATTACTCTCGAACAAATTCAACAATATTGTCAGCTAGTTTCTAATGCGTAG
- the rfbF gene encoding glucose-1-phosphate cytidylyltransferase, translating to MKAVILAGGLGTRISEETHLKPKPMIEIGGKPILWHILKIYSAHGIHDFIICLGYKGYVIKEYFANYFLHMSDVTFDMEHNQMKVHQKNVEPWRITLVDTGDLTMTGGRIKRIANYLDGEDFCLTYGDGVGDVNISELIDFHNQHQLMATVTATKPPGRFGSLTIAEDNQNKVSGFQEKPIGDGGWINGGFFVLSPDVLNYISDDETVWENEPLESLANDGQLCAYKHRGFWQPMDTLRDKNHLEEMWRNNQALWRVW from the coding sequence ATGAAGGCTGTCATTCTTGCTGGTGGATTGGGAACACGTATATCTGAAGAGACTCATCTTAAACCCAAGCCCATGATCGAAATAGGAGGAAAGCCTATTTTATGGCATATTCTAAAAATTTATTCTGCTCATGGTATTCATGATTTCATTATTTGCCTTGGCTATAAAGGGTATGTAATCAAAGAATATTTTGCCAACTACTTTCTCCATATGTCTGATGTAACATTTGATATGGAGCATAATCAAATGAAAGTTCATCAGAAAAATGTTGAACCTTGGCGTATCACATTAGTTGATACTGGAGATTTGACAATGACAGGCGGAAGAATCAAACGAATTGCTAACTACTTAGATGGTGAAGATTTTTGTCTAACCTATGGGGATGGAGTTGGTGATGTTAATATCTCTGAGCTTATAGACTTTCACAATCAACATCAATTGATGGCCACTGTGACTGCAACTAAACCTCCTGGACGTTTTGGTTCTTTAACAATTGCAGAAGATAATCAGAATAAAGTGTCTGGTTTTCAAGAGAAACCTATTGGTGATGGTGGCTGGATTAATGGAGGTTTTTTTGTCCTGTCTCCAGATGTCTTGAATTATATTTCAGATGACGAAACTGTCTGGGAAAATGAACCGCTTGAGAGCTTAGCTAATGATGGCCAGCTTTGTGCATACAAGCACCGTGGTTTCTGGCAACCTATGGATACGTTACGAGACAAAAATCATTTAGAAGAGATGTGGAGAAATAATCAAGCACTTTGGAGAGTTTGGTAA
- a CDS encoding glycosyltransferase, whose amino-acid sequence MIYEKKKKLSIKGYELQEAQLSLLRKHSEIEVSFQCLPNPHKSTSVSKLSKLKRIFAERGARGTAVFIYQKMINKRQKVQDYQHWLEKNSFAKPDIQLAKRQIKSWELKPTFSIIVPVYNVDRKWLVKSIESVRNQIYPYWELCLADDASPKPHIKKILDSYIQKDARIKAVYRKENGNISAASNSALEIATGDYIALLDHDDTLTIDALYENAKLINKHPDADFIYSDEDKIDTQDKRCDPFFKPQWSPDYFHGCMYTCHLGVYRKTIIDEIGGFRSDYDGAQDYDLVLRVVEKTKNIYHIPKVLYSWRVIPTSTASNSDAKPWAYIAAQKALESMIERSPYPGWVEEGPRFGFFRVRRKIVDDPLVSIVIPSAGKSADIEGKTIQLLENCIDSIRKLSTYRNFEFVIVDGFNIPEKTIEAISGEDLTLLRCDQPFNLPMRINIGVKKAKGDFLLLLNDDIEVITPDWIESMLELAQQEEVGAVGAKLFFPNETIQHAGVVVLGGNPGHACYGYPHEHPGYFLSNIINRNYFAVTGACLMMRSQLYRELGGFDEYFPLNYNDVDLCLKAHQAGYRNVVTPYAQLYHYESVSRDKGLQPGEWQKFNDKWEKYFKETGDDPYYNPNLSNDGKFEIASLSA is encoded by the coding sequence ATGATTTATGAGAAAAAAAAGAAGTTGTCAATAAAAGGTTATGAACTTCAAGAAGCCCAACTTTCACTATTGAGAAAACATAGTGAAATAGAAGTCTCTTTTCAATGTTTGCCAAATCCTCATAAGTCGACTAGCGTAAGCAAATTGTCTAAGCTGAAGCGAATTTTTGCAGAAAGAGGGGCGAGAGGTACAGCTGTGTTTATTTATCAGAAGATGATAAATAAACGACAAAAGGTTCAAGACTACCAACACTGGCTCGAAAAGAATTCTTTTGCCAAACCAGATATCCAATTAGCTAAGAGACAAATAAAATCTTGGGAGCTTAAGCCGACATTTTCAATTATCGTTCCTGTCTATAATGTCGATCGGAAATGGCTAGTAAAATCGATTGAGTCTGTGAGAAATCAGATTTATCCTTATTGGGAATTATGTTTGGCTGATGATGCTTCCCCTAAGCCTCATATAAAAAAAATACTAGACTCATATATTCAGAAAGATGCAAGAATCAAAGCCGTTTACCGAAAAGAAAATGGTAATATTTCTGCCGCTAGCAACTCTGCATTAGAAATAGCAACAGGTGATTATATTGCTCTACTAGATCACGATGATACTTTGACAATTGATGCTTTGTATGAAAATGCCAAATTGATTAATAAGCATCCTGATGCCGATTTTATCTATAGTGATGAAGACAAAATAGATACTCAAGATAAACGTTGCGACCCATTCTTTAAGCCTCAATGGTCACCAGATTATTTTCACGGTTGCATGTACACTTGCCACTTGGGTGTTTATCGTAAAACAATCATTGATGAAATTGGTGGTTTTAGAAGTGATTATGATGGAGCACAGGACTATGATTTAGTCTTGAGAGTAGTAGAAAAAACAAAGAATATTTATCATATCCCTAAGGTGCTTTATAGCTGGCGAGTCATTCCAACTTCTACTGCTTCGAATTCTGATGCTAAGCCCTGGGCTTATATTGCAGCTCAAAAAGCCTTAGAGTCAATGATAGAAAGGAGTCCATATCCTGGATGGGTGGAAGAGGGGCCAAGATTTGGATTTTTTAGAGTTAGAAGAAAAATTGTAGACGATCCTTTAGTTAGTATAGTGATACCTAGTGCCGGAAAAAGTGCAGATATTGAAGGCAAAACAATTCAGCTTTTAGAAAATTGTATTGATAGTATTCGGAAGCTAAGTACATACAGAAATTTCGAATTTGTTATTGTTGATGGCTTCAATATTCCAGAAAAAACTATTGAGGCTATTAGTGGTGAAGATTTAACTTTACTCCGTTGTGATCAACCATTTAATTTGCCGATGCGAATTAATATTGGAGTAAAAAAGGCAAAAGGAGATTTTCTTCTACTCTTAAATGATGATATTGAGGTGATTACTCCTGATTGGATTGAATCGATGTTAGAACTAGCTCAACAAGAAGAAGTTGGTGCAGTTGGTGCAAAGCTATTTTTCCCAAATGAGACAATTCAACATGCAGGTGTTGTTGTATTGGGCGGGAATCCAGGTCATGCTTGCTATGGATATCCTCACGAGCATCCTGGTTATTTTTTGTCTAATATTATTAATCGCAATTATTTTGCTGTCACCGGTGCTTGTCTTATGATGCGTTCACAACTATATAGAGAATTAGGAGGATTCGATGAATATTTTCCACTTAACTACAACGATGTGGATTTATGCCTGAAAGCTCATCAAGCTGGATATAGGAATGTTGTAACCCCGTATGCGCAGTTGTATCATTATGAATCAGTTAGTCGAGACAAAGGGTTGCAACCTGGCGAATGGCAAAAATTCAACGATAAATGGGAAAAATACTTCAAAGAGACTGGAGATGATCCATACTACAATCCAAATCTTTCTAATGACGGAAAATTTGAAATTGCTTCTCTTTCGGCATAA
- a CDS encoding class I SAM-dependent methyltransferase, with protein sequence MNDLEKYFRGNEGRLIDKWIHYFDIYDKHFSRFRSTDVYIVELGVYHGGSLQMWKNYFGPQAKVFGIDINPACKELEEDQVEIFIGDQEDRGFLRSLKEKIPKIDILLDDGGHTMKQQIATFEELFPLIDKNGVYLCEDMHTSYWWEYGGGYKKNDSFVEYSKNFIDKLNAWHSFDTRLGISDFTRAAHSLTYYDSVLVIEKRPIGKPVTLKTGVPSFPEAQLLESEDSSQEQAAKTIRDLHRQLQQSQSELRKSRSEVEQLQSESEENSIELMEMQKLLEQSHEVWGRSQVIIKAMESSKFWKLRKLWMKFKKIFVFK encoded by the coding sequence ATGAATGATTTAGAAAAATACTTCAGAGGAAATGAAGGGAGACTCATTGATAAATGGATTCATTATTTCGATATATACGATAAACACTTTTCTCGTTTTCGTTCAACGGACGTGTATATTGTGGAACTCGGGGTATACCATGGTGGCTCTTTGCAAATGTGGAAAAACTACTTTGGCCCGCAAGCAAAAGTCTTTGGTATAGATATCAATCCTGCTTGTAAGGAGTTAGAGGAAGACCAAGTTGAGATTTTTATTGGTGATCAAGAAGATAGGGGTTTTCTGAGATCTTTAAAGGAAAAGATCCCCAAAATAGATATTCTGCTAGATGATGGCGGACATACGATGAAACAGCAGATAGCAACTTTTGAGGAATTATTCCCTCTGATTGATAAAAATGGAGTCTATTTGTGTGAGGATATGCACACATCATATTGGTGGGAATATGGTGGAGGTTATAAAAAGAATGATTCATTTGTAGAATATTCTAAGAATTTTATCGACAAACTCAATGCTTGGCACTCTTTCGATACACGATTAGGTATTTCAGATTTTACCCGTGCAGCTCACTCACTTACTTATTACGATAGTGTTCTTGTAATTGAGAAACGTCCTATTGGCAAACCAGTTACTTTAAAAACTGGAGTCCCTTCTTTCCCTGAAGCACAATTACTAGAGTCTGAAGATTCCTCTCAGGAACAAGCTGCTAAGACAATACGGGATTTACACCGACAGTTACAACAATCTCAATCTGAGTTGCGAAAGTCGCGATCTGAAGTAGAGCAATTACAATCTGAATCAGAAGAAAATTCGATAGAATTGATGGAAATGCAAAAGCTTTTAGAGCAATCTCATGAAGTATGGGGACGCTCACAAGTTATTATCAAAGCTATGGAAAGTAGTAAGTTTTGGAAGCTTCGTAAATTATGGATGAAGTTCAAAAAAATATTTGTTTTCAAGTAG
- a CDS encoding ABC transporter ATP-binding protein — protein sequence MQEAIRLDNVHLWRRTQEEFSYDLKKTVLSIFEGKYTQPAKKLILDDVNLVVEKGEKIGIIGSNGAGKSTLLKVISGILQPTTGKVRVRGDIAPLIELGAGFDAEISVYDNILLYGVMLGFSRSEMKNRIDSILDFAELKSYRYIPVKGLSSGMVARLGFAIATDVKPDILILDEVLSVGDESFRHKCQKRMDDFWASHVTILVVSHSMDFIKQSCDTAIWIDKGIIKLIGQSEDVVDAYLENID from the coding sequence ATGCAAGAAGCAATTCGTTTAGATAATGTGCATCTCTGGCGTAGAACCCAAGAAGAGTTTTCTTATGATTTAAAGAAAACTGTTCTTTCTATTTTTGAAGGTAAATACACTCAGCCAGCAAAAAAACTTATTTTAGATGATGTAAATCTTGTTGTTGAAAAAGGAGAAAAAATAGGTATTATCGGCAGCAATGGTGCTGGTAAATCGACGCTACTTAAAGTTATTTCAGGCATTTTGCAGCCAACAACTGGAAAAGTGCGAGTCCGCGGTGATATTGCACCATTAATTGAACTGGGAGCTGGATTTGACGCGGAAATTTCAGTGTATGACAACATACTCCTATATGGCGTAATGCTTGGCTTTTCGCGCTCAGAAATGAAGAATAGAATAGATTCTATTCTTGACTTTGCTGAGCTTAAGTCATATCGGTACATTCCTGTTAAAGGACTGTCTTCTGGGATGGTGGCACGTCTTGGGTTTGCGATCGCCACGGATGTAAAGCCTGATATTCTCATCTTGGATGAAGTATTGTCAGTTGGAGATGAGAGCTTTAGACATAAGTGCCAAAAGCGTATGGATGATTTTTGGGCTTCTCACGTCACCATACTTGTTGTTTCGCACTCAATGGACTTTATCAAGCAATCATGTGATACAGCTATTTGGATTGATAAAGGAATCATCAAACTCATTGGTCAATCTGAAGATGTTGTAGACGCATACTTGGAGAATATTGACTGA
- a CDS encoding ABC transporter permease, translating into MSFLSLVNTQTFRDLLPSDVKHYIELLQVLVQRNLKVRYRGSILGIYWSLLNPLIMTSLYTVIFGATFAAYYQDSILNYVLAALTGLIIVNFFSASTSQALSSIVGNGALLNKIRLPVSVFPLSMIVANIFQFVMGAFPLLAIVALLKSHHLINVLAIFLPFIALIFFCTGVGFLVSSLYVFFRDLPYFYELVVFVLWISSPVFYPAEIVAPKIRPFLNINPLSIIIESLRQITLSGDFPDLNLMINALLGGILSSAFGWLYFRQMRSRFMDLL; encoded by the coding sequence ATGTCATTTTTGTCGTTAGTAAACACGCAGACTTTTCGAGATCTTTTACCTTCAGATGTCAAGCACTACATTGAACTCTTGCAGGTATTAGTGCAGCGAAACTTAAAAGTCCGATATCGAGGTTCCATCTTGGGGATTTACTGGTCTTTATTAAATCCTCTGATTATGACCAGTCTTTATACAGTTATCTTTGGTGCTACTTTTGCTGCATATTACCAAGACTCGATACTGAACTATGTTCTTGCGGCATTGACTGGATTGATTATTGTCAACTTTTTCTCTGCTTCTACTTCTCAAGCCTTATCAAGCATAGTTGGAAATGGCGCACTTCTTAATAAAATTCGCTTGCCAGTAAGTGTTTTTCCTCTATCGATGATAGTCGCCAACATTTTTCAATTTGTCATGGGAGCTTTTCCCCTACTTGCTATTGTTGCTCTATTGAAATCCCACCATTTAATAAATGTTTTGGCGATTTTTCTTCCATTTATTGCTCTCATATTTTTCTGTACAGGTGTCGGTTTTTTAGTGAGTAGCTTATATGTATTTTTCCGCGATTTACCTTATTTTTATGAGCTAGTTGTTTTTGTTCTATGGATTAGTAGTCCTGTTTTTTACCCCGCAGAAATTGTCGCGCCAAAGATCCGACCTTTCTTGAATATCAATCCTTTATCTATCATCATTGAAAGTCTCAGGCAAATCACTTTATCTGGAGATTTTCCTGATTTGAATTTGATGATAAATGCTCTTCTTGGTGGTATACTTTCTTCTGCATTCGGATGGCTATATTTCCGACAAATGCGCTCTCGATTTATGGATTTACTATAG
- the gmd gene encoding GDP-mannose 4,6-dehydratase translates to MKKALITGVTGQDGSYLAEFLLKKGYEVHGIKRRASLFNTDRVDHIYEDPHSENKHFVLHYGDLTDSSNLTRIIEQVQPDEVYNLGAQSHVAVSFESPEYTADVDAMGALRLLEAIRFLGLENKTRFYQASTSELYGLVQEIPQKETTPFYPRSPYAVAKLYAYWITVNYRESYGMYACNGILFNHESPRRGETFVTRKITRGLANIAQGLDSCLYLGNMDALRDWGHAKDYVQMQWLMLQQDEPEDFVIATGSQYSVRQFVAWSAAELGITLRFEGEGIDERGIVDAIEGDKAPALKTGDCIVAVDSRYFRPAEVETLLGDPSKAKEKLGWVPAISTQEMCSEMVNADLKTAQRYAFLKMHGYETPISRES, encoded by the coding sequence ATGAAAAAAGCTTTAATCACCGGAGTAACAGGTCAAGATGGCTCCTATCTCGCGGAGTTCCTTCTCAAAAAAGGCTATGAAGTACATGGCATTAAACGTCGTGCTTCTCTGTTTAATACTGATCGCGTAGATCACATCTATGAAGACCCACACTCTGAAAATAAGCATTTTGTATTGCACTATGGTGATTTGACAGACTCCTCAAACCTAACAAGAATCATTGAACAAGTTCAGCCTGATGAAGTGTATAACCTTGGTGCTCAATCTCACGTCGCAGTAAGCTTTGAATCCCCCGAATATACTGCTGATGTTGATGCCATGGGTGCTTTAAGACTATTAGAAGCCATACGTTTTCTTGGCTTAGAGAATAAGACTCGTTTTTACCAAGCATCTACTTCTGAGCTTTATGGCCTGGTTCAAGAGATTCCACAAAAAGAGACAACTCCTTTTTATCCACGTAGTCCATACGCTGTTGCTAAACTCTATGCTTATTGGATTACCGTAAACTACCGTGAATCCTATGGAATGTATGCATGTAATGGTATTTTGTTTAATCATGAATCTCCCCGCCGTGGCGAAACCTTTGTAACTCGAAAGATTACTAGAGGATTAGCAAATATTGCTCAAGGTTTAGATTCCTGTCTTTATCTAGGCAATATGGATGCACTTAGGGACTGGGGTCATGCAAAAGACTATGTACAAATGCAGTGGCTAATGCTTCAACAGGATGAGCCGGAAGATTTTGTCATTGCTACTGGCTCTCAATATTCTGTGCGACAATTTGTCGCATGGTCTGCTGCAGAACTCGGTATTACCTTGCGATTTGAAGGTGAAGGAATTGATGAACGGGGAATTGTCGATGCAATTGAAGGAGACAAAGCTCCAGCATTGAAGACCGGTGATTGTATTGTCGCCGTAGATTCTAGATATTTCCGTCCAGCAGAAGTTGAGACTCTATTGGGAGATCCAAGTAAAGCGAAAGAGAAACTAGGCTGGGTTCCAGCAATATCAACACAAGAAATGTGTTCAGAAATGGTAAATGCTGATCTTAAAACAGCTCAACGCTATGCATTTCTCAAAATGCATGGCTATGAGACTCCAATTTCTCGTGAAAGTTAA
- a CDS encoding SpoIID/LytB domain-containing protein, with protein sequence MFRPLQRLGRHPWLVSVFLWLAMLAPAQAAVDMRIAVSKSAPRVQVGSSTNALVKNGRGQLLGEISAMSAFSVNRQGNQLAFDRWQAGELWVEPKNGGYVWIGDRWYRGKTQVRINNGGVIAINHVDLEEYLYSVVGAEAIPSWPQEALKAQAVAARTYALKKRAENSRNLYDLDTTTANQVYKGLNSEYSTTHEAVKATTNQVMTYNGDVILAVFHSSSGGHTENVEDVWTRPLPYLRGVVDYDQSAPVYQWGKNISASRLGQLIGGVGTVKQIIPQRKTPQGRMVSVKIVGDRGTKNISGDQLRKLLDLRSTLISATIQDGNVYIYGKGFGHGVGLSQWGANGLAQQGIDYQQILAHYYQNVNIAKILK encoded by the coding sequence ATGTTTAGACCTTTGCAAAGGTTAGGCAGACATCCTTGGTTGGTATCGGTTTTTTTGTGGCTAGCAATGCTGGCTCCAGCCCAAGCAGCGGTTGATATGCGCATTGCGGTCTCGAAATCAGCACCTAGAGTGCAGGTTGGTAGTTCGACCAATGCCCTTGTGAAAAATGGTCGCGGCCAGCTTCTCGGCGAGATTTCGGCGATGAGTGCTTTTTCTGTGAATAGACAGGGAAATCAGTTGGCGTTCGATCGTTGGCAGGCTGGTGAACTTTGGGTCGAGCCAAAAAATGGCGGTTATGTCTGGATTGGCGATCGCTGGTACCGAGGCAAAACTCAAGTGCGCATCAACAATGGTGGTGTAATTGCCATTAACCATGTGGACTTGGAAGAATACTTATATAGTGTCGTTGGCGCGGAAGCGATTCCTAGTTGGCCACAGGAAGCCCTCAAAGCTCAGGCTGTTGCTGCTCGTACCTATGCCCTTAAGAAGCGCGCGGAGAATAGTCGTAACCTCTATGACCTAGATACAACCACTGCGAACCAGGTTTATAAGGGTTTAAACAGTGAATACAGCACCACTCATGAAGCCGTTAAAGCGACAACGAACCAGGTGATGACTTACAACGGCGATGTTATCCTTGCTGTTTTCCATTCGTCTTCTGGTGGACATACTGAAAATGTCGAAGATGTGTGGACCAGACCCTTGCCTTATTTGCGGGGAGTGGTGGACTATGACCAATCTGCTCCGGTGTACCAGTGGGGCAAAAACATCTCTGCTAGTCGCTTAGGTCAGCTGATTGGTGGTGTGGGCACAGTAAAACAAATTATTCCTCAGCGTAAAACCCCCCAAGGTCGGATGGTCTCCGTCAAAATTGTGGGCGATCGCGGCACAAAAAATATTAGCGGTGACCAACTCCGTAAACTACTTGATCTACGCAGTACACTCATCAGTGCAACGATCCAAGACGGCAATGTATACATTTATGGCAAAGGCTTTGGTCATGGTGTCGGTTTGAGCCAATGGGGAGCCAATGGCCTTGCCCAGCAAGGCATTGATTACCAGCAAATCCTTGCCCATTACTACCAAAACGTTAATATTGCGAAGATTTTAAAGTAA
- the hisA gene encoding 1-(5-phosphoribosyl)-5-[(5-phosphoribosylamino)methylideneamino]imidazole-4-carboxamide isomerase has protein sequence MEVIPAIDLLGGQCVRLYQGDYDQAQVFNDNPAQMAKTFAEQGATRLHVVDLDGAKEGKSVNLDAIKSIAAALDIPVQVGGGLRNVASVERLFNVGVERAIIGTAAVENPELVTELCQKYPGRIAVGIDARNGKVATKGWLETSEVMATDLAQRMATQGVAAIIYTDIHRDGTMSGPNIEALRELASQIEIPVIASGGVSSQSDLVNLVALEAIGVTGAIVGKAIYTGDVNLAEAVKAVGSGRLQDVLSNDGTAIA, from the coding sequence ATGGAAGTTATCCCTGCTATCGATTTGCTCGGCGGTCAATGTGTGCGTCTCTACCAAGGGGACTATGATCAAGCCCAAGTGTTTAACGATAATCCTGCTCAGATGGCAAAAACGTTTGCGGAGCAGGGGGCAACTCGTCTTCATGTTGTGGATCTTGATGGTGCAAAAGAAGGGAAGTCGGTAAACCTCGATGCGATTAAAAGTATTGCCGCAGCACTCGATATTCCAGTGCAGGTTGGTGGTGGTCTCCGCAATGTTGCAAGTGTGGAACGCCTATTTAATGTTGGTGTTGAGCGGGCAATTATTGGGACAGCGGCTGTCGAAAATCCTGAGCTAGTTACTGAACTCTGCCAAAAATATCCCGGACGAATTGCAGTGGGAATTGATGCCCGTAACGGTAAAGTTGCGACAAAAGGTTGGCTCGAAACATCTGAAGTGATGGCAACAGATTTGGCTCAACGGATGGCGACTCAAGGTGTTGCGGCAATTATTTACACTGATATTCACCGCGATGGCACGATGTCTGGCCCGAATATTGAAGCGTTACGGGAGTTGGCATCGCAAATTGAAATTCCTGTGATTGCTTCCGGAGGAGTGAGTTCTCAGAGTGATCTAGTTAATTTAGTTGCCCTTGAAGCAATTGGTGTCACTGGCGCCATTGTTGGGAAGGCTATTTATACGGGTGATGTGAATTTGGCAGAAGCTGTTAAGGCTGTGGGTTCTGGTCGTTTGCAGGATGTTTTGTCTAATGACGGTACGGCGATCGCCTAG